Proteins from a single region of Streptomyces sp. HUAS 15-9:
- the map gene encoding type I methionyl aminopeptidase → MSGQSLLVPGELSPTRSVPGNIRRPEYVGKPAPTPYTGPEVQTPETVEAMRIAGRIAAQAMAEAAKIIAPGVSTDQLDKVAHDYMCDHGAYPSTLGYRGFPKSLCTSVNEVICHGIPDSTVLRDGDIVNLDVTAYIGGVHGDNNATYLVGDVDEESRLLVERTRESLDRAIKAVKPGRQINIIGRVIESYAKRFGYGVVRDFTGHGINSSFHSGLIIPHYDSPHATTVMQPGMTFTIEPMLTLGTHEYDMWDDGWTVVTKDRKRTAQFEHTLVVTDSGAEILTLP, encoded by the coding sequence ATGTCTGGCCAGTCGCTGCTCGTACCAGGGGAGCTCTCTCCCACCCGTTCGGTACCCGGGAACATCCGTCGCCCCGAGTACGTCGGCAAGCCCGCGCCGACGCCGTACACCGGCCCGGAGGTGCAGACCCCGGAGACCGTCGAGGCGATGCGGATCGCCGGGCGCATCGCCGCGCAGGCGATGGCCGAGGCCGCGAAGATCATCGCGCCGGGTGTGTCCACGGACCAGTTGGACAAGGTCGCCCACGACTACATGTGCGACCACGGTGCCTACCCGTCCACGCTGGGCTACCGCGGGTTCCCCAAGTCGCTGTGCACCAGCGTCAACGAGGTGATCTGCCACGGCATCCCGGACTCGACGGTGCTGCGGGACGGGGACATCGTCAATCTGGACGTGACCGCGTACATCGGCGGGGTGCACGGCGACAACAACGCGACGTACCTGGTCGGTGACGTCGACGAGGAGTCGCGGCTGCTGGTGGAGCGGACCCGGGAGTCACTCGACCGGGCGATCAAGGCGGTCAAGCCGGGCCGGCAGATCAACATCATCGGCCGGGTCATCGAGTCGTACGCCAAGCGGTTCGGGTACGGCGTGGTGAGGGACTTCACCGGCCACGGGATCAACTCGTCCTTCCACTCCGGGCTGATCATCCCGCACTACGACAGCCCGCACGCGACGACGGTCATGCAGCCCGGGATGACGTTCACGATCGAGCCGATGCTGACGCTCGGGACGCACGAGTACGACATGTGGGACGACGGGTGGACCGTCGTGACCAAGGACCGGAAGCGGACCGCGCAGTTCGAGCACACGCTGGTGGTGACGGACAGCGGGGCGGAGATCCTGACCCTGCCGTGA
- a CDS encoding heme oxygenase (biliverdin-producing): MDSFSFSTLIRTASHEQHVEAETSTFMSDLLGGRLGVAAYARYTEQLWFVYEALEGEAERLASDPVAGPFVRPELYRLAALELDLAHLRGPRWRAGLTALSATRAYADRVRECAERWPAGYIAHHYTRYLGDLSGGQIIRDRAERTWGFAKKGDGVRFYVFEGIPNPAAFKRGYRELLDTVAADDLEKQRIIAECKRAFALNTALFRELGEEFPLSA; encoded by the coding sequence ATGGACTCCTTCTCGTTCTCGACACTCATCCGCACGGCGTCCCACGAGCAGCACGTGGAGGCCGAGACCTCGACGTTCATGAGCGACCTGCTCGGCGGGCGGCTCGGCGTGGCGGCGTACGCGCGGTACACCGAACAGCTGTGGTTCGTGTACGAGGCACTGGAGGGCGAGGCCGAGCGGCTGGCGTCGGACCCGGTGGCCGGGCCGTTCGTGCGGCCCGAGCTGTACCGGCTGGCGGCGCTGGAGCTGGACCTGGCGCATCTGCGCGGGCCCAGGTGGCGGGCGGGGCTGACCGCGCTGTCGGCCACGCGGGCGTACGCGGACCGGGTGCGGGAGTGCGCCGAGCGGTGGCCGGCCGGGTACATCGCCCACCACTACACCCGTTACCTGGGCGACCTCTCCGGCGGCCAGATCATCCGTGACCGGGCGGAGCGGACGTGGGGGTTCGCGAAGAAGGGCGACGGTGTCCGCTTCTATGTGTTCGAGGGGATCCCCAACCCCGCCGCGTTCAAGCGGGGTTACCGGGAGCTGCTGGACACGGTCGCCGCCGACGACCTGGAGAAGCAGCGGATCATCGCCGAGTGCAAGCGGGCGTTCGCGCTGAACACGGCGCTCTTCCGGGAGCTGGGCGAAGAGTTTCCGCTGAGCGCCTAG
- a CDS encoding PhzF family phenazine biosynthesis protein, producing MTDYDVLRVFCAANGGYGNELGVVRDGSRLPDREDRQAFAAKLGFSETVFVDDPERGVIDIYAPTLRLPFAGHPCVGTAWLLDVPELVTPAGTVGARLDGEFSWIEALPEWAPPRTLRRYATAAEVDALPVPSPGEWIYAWAWEDESAGRIRARAFPGRDDGIEEDEATGAAALLLTAQLGRALNITQGAGSQILTAPQPGGWVEVGGRVFLERQPERHAESQAEHQAWSA from the coding sequence GTGACTGATTACGACGTGCTGCGCGTGTTCTGCGCGGCGAACGGCGGATACGGCAACGAGCTCGGCGTCGTCCGTGACGGCTCACGCCTGCCCGACCGGGAGGACCGGCAGGCCTTCGCGGCGAAGCTCGGTTTCAGCGAGACCGTGTTCGTGGACGACCCCGAGCGCGGGGTCATCGACATCTATGCCCCCACCCTGCGCCTTCCCTTCGCCGGTCACCCCTGCGTCGGCACGGCCTGGCTGCTGGACGTGCCCGAACTGGTCACCCCCGCGGGCACCGTCGGAGCCCGGCTGGACGGCGAGTTCAGCTGGATCGAGGCGCTCCCGGAGTGGGCCCCGCCGCGCACCCTGCGCCGGTACGCCACCGCCGCCGAGGTCGACGCCCTGCCCGTCCCCTCACCCGGCGAATGGATTTACGCCTGGGCCTGGGAGGACGAGTCGGCCGGCCGGATCCGCGCCCGTGCCTTCCCCGGCCGCGACGACGGCATCGAGGAGGACGAGGCCACCGGCGCGGCGGCGCTGCTGCTCACCGCGCAGCTGGGCCGGGCACTCAACATCACGCAGGGCGCGGGCTCACAGATCCTCACGGCACCGCAGCCGGGCGGATGGGTCGAGGTGGGCGGTCGGGTCTTCCTGGAACGCCAGCCCGAGCGTCATGCCGAGAGTCAGGCCGAGCACCAGGCCTGGTCGGCCTAG
- the efeO gene encoding iron uptake system protein EfeO: MRAARLSVTAAVATAALTALTACTAKSDAKDGDTIQVTAADSKCKTSAKSVPAGHVTLKIENKGSKATEVEILFPDDRIVSEKENIGPGTKYTLTAEVKAGSYEIACVPGMKGHGVRQKLTVTGGGSTAERDPQLDKAVADYREYVQQQADATLPLVETFVKAVKDGDLAAAQKAYAPSRLGWERTEPVAESFGDIDPKVDVREDGLEDGQKWTGWHRLEKALWQDKKIGDEEKTLADQLVTDLKDWQERVGKAEITPTSMANGAKELLDEVATGKVTGEEDRYAHTDLVDFKGNVEGAEKAYELLKPVASKNDQALTTELDKQFTALNAELDKYRSDKSSYEFISYDKVTKDQRKELSDAVNAVAEPLSKLAAAVAVVKK; this comes from the coding sequence ATGCGAGCCGCCCGACTCTCCGTGACCGCCGCTGTCGCCACGGCGGCCTTGACCGCCCTCACGGCCTGCACGGCGAAAAGCGATGCCAAGGACGGCGACACGATCCAGGTGACCGCTGCCGACTCGAAGTGCAAGACCTCCGCCAAGTCGGTCCCGGCCGGCCACGTCACGCTGAAGATCGAGAACAAGGGCTCGAAGGCCACCGAGGTCGAGATCCTCTTCCCGGACGACCGGATCGTCTCCGAGAAGGAGAACATCGGCCCCGGCACCAAGTACACGCTGACCGCCGAGGTCAAGGCGGGCTCGTACGAGATCGCCTGCGTCCCGGGCATGAAGGGCCACGGCGTACGGCAGAAGCTCACGGTCACCGGCGGCGGCTCGACCGCCGAGCGTGACCCTCAGCTGGACAAGGCGGTCGCCGACTACCGCGAGTACGTCCAGCAGCAGGCCGACGCCACGCTGCCGCTCGTCGAGACCTTCGTGAAGGCCGTCAAGGACGGCGACCTGGCCGCAGCGCAGAAGGCGTACGCGCCCTCGCGTCTGGGCTGGGAGCGCACCGAGCCGGTCGCCGAGTCCTTCGGTGACATCGACCCCAAGGTCGACGTCCGTGAGGACGGCCTCGAGGACGGCCAGAAATGGACCGGCTGGCACCGCCTGGAGAAGGCCCTCTGGCAGGACAAGAAGATCGGCGACGAGGAGAAGACCCTCGCCGACCAGCTGGTGACCGACCTGAAGGACTGGCAGGAGCGGGTCGGCAAGGCCGAGATCACCCCGACCTCCATGGCCAACGGCGCCAAGGAACTGCTCGACGAGGTCGCCACCGGCAAGGTCACCGGCGAGGAGGACCGCTACGCGCACACCGACCTGGTCGACTTCAAGGGCAACGTCGAGGGCGCCGAGAAGGCGTACGAGCTGCTCAAGCCGGTCGCGTCGAAGAACGACCAGGCGCTGACCACCGAGCTCGACAAGCAGTTCACCGCGCTGAACGCGGAGCTCGACAAGTACCGCTCCGACAAGAGCTCGTACGAATTCATCTCGTACGACAAGGTCACCAAGGACCAGCGCAAGGAGCTGTCCGACGCGGTGAACGCCGTCGCGGAACCGCTGTCGAAGCTCGCCGCCGCCGTCGCCGTCGTGAAGAAGTAG
- the efeB gene encoding iron uptake transporter deferrochelatase/peroxidase subunit, with protein sequence MTETQESTSPTRRSLIGWGGAGLALGAAAAGGAVAMARTGDDVDPVAAEAGAAVEFHGTHQAGIATPVQDRLHFAAFDVQTEDRAEFVQMLKDWTAAAHRMTAGKAVGEGAYGGLAEAPPDDTGEALGLKPSRLTLTIGFGPSLFEKFGLADRRPEALVDLPKFPGDNLDRTRTGGDLCVQACADDPQVAVHAIRNLARIGFGKVVIRWSQLGFGKTSSTTPDAQTPRNLMGFKDGTRNIAGTETDRLKKYVWVGEGDGGKNSAWMTGGSYLVARRIRMHIETWDRTSLQEQEDIFGRDKGEGAPVGKAKEHDKPFLKAMKPDAHVRLAHPDSNNGITILRRGYSFTDGTDGLGRLDAGLFFLAYQRDVRKAFIPLQRQLSAKDALNEYIQHVGSAVFAVPPGVRDKRDWWGRTLFSEEA encoded by the coding sequence ATGACCGAGACCCAGGAGAGCACCTCTCCCACCCGCCGTTCGCTGATCGGCTGGGGCGGCGCCGGGCTCGCGCTCGGTGCCGCCGCGGCCGGCGGTGCGGTGGCGATGGCCAGGACCGGCGACGACGTGGACCCGGTCGCCGCCGAGGCGGGCGCCGCGGTGGAGTTCCACGGCACCCACCAGGCGGGCATCGCCACGCCGGTACAGGACCGGCTGCACTTCGCCGCGTTCGACGTGCAGACCGAGGACCGCGCCGAGTTCGTGCAGATGCTGAAGGACTGGACGGCGGCCGCGCACCGGATGACCGCCGGGAAGGCGGTCGGCGAGGGCGCGTACGGCGGACTGGCCGAGGCACCGCCGGACGACACCGGTGAGGCGCTGGGCCTCAAGCCGTCGCGGCTGACGCTGACGATCGGCTTCGGCCCGTCGCTGTTCGAGAAGTTCGGACTGGCGGACCGGCGGCCCGAGGCACTTGTGGACCTGCCGAAGTTCCCCGGCGACAACCTCGACCGCACCCGCACCGGCGGCGACCTGTGCGTCCAGGCCTGCGCGGACGACCCGCAGGTCGCCGTGCACGCGATCCGCAACCTGGCCCGCATCGGCTTCGGCAAGGTCGTCATCCGCTGGTCGCAGCTCGGCTTCGGCAAGACCTCCTCGACCACGCCGGACGCCCAGACCCCGCGCAATCTCATGGGGTTCAAGGACGGCACGCGCAACATCGCGGGGACGGAGACGGACCGGCTGAAGAAGTACGTCTGGGTCGGCGAGGGCGACGGCGGCAAGAACTCGGCGTGGATGACCGGTGGGTCGTATCTGGTCGCGCGGCGCATCCGGATGCACATCGAGACCTGGGACCGCACCTCGCTGCAGGAGCAGGAGGACATCTTCGGCCGCGACAAGGGCGAGGGCGCGCCGGTCGGCAAGGCCAAGGAGCACGACAAGCCGTTCCTGAAGGCGATGAAGCCGGACGCGCACGTGCGTCTCGCGCACCCCGACTCCAACAACGGGATCACGATCCTGCGCCGGGGCTACTCCTTCACGGACGGCACGGACGGGCTCGGGCGTCTGGACGCGGGGCTGTTCTTCCTGGCCTACCAGCGTGACGTGCGCAAGGCGTTCATCCCGCTGCAGCGGCAGCTGTCGGCGAAGGACGCGCTCAACGAGTACATCCAGCATGTGGGTTCGGCGGTGTTCGCGGTTCCGCCCGGTGTCCGGGACAAGCGCGACTGGTGGGGCCGGACGCTGTTCTCCGAGGAGGCGTGA
- the efeU gene encoding iron uptake transporter permease EfeU, which yields MFSNYLIGLREGLEASLVVCILIAYLVKTDRKDALKPIWIGIGTAVAIAMGFGFALEFGSQELTFEAQEALGGSLSVIAVGLVTWMVFWMRRTARHLKAELHGKLDAALAMGTGALVATAFLAVGREGLETALFVWASVHAASDGTPRPLVGVALGLLTAVLLGWLFYRGALKINLAKFFTWTGGMLVVVAAGVLAYGFHDLQEANWIPGIRNQAFDISDTIEPDSWYGTLLKGVFNFQPDPTVVQVTVWLLYLIPTLAVFLAPTGLLTRKTPQPTPPAVRDKV from the coding sequence GTGTTCTCCAACTATCTGATCGGCCTGCGCGAGGGTCTTGAGGCGTCGCTCGTCGTCTGCATCCTGATCGCCTACCTGGTCAAGACGGACCGCAAGGACGCCCTCAAGCCCATCTGGATCGGCATCGGCACCGCCGTCGCCATCGCCATGGGCTTCGGGTTCGCCCTCGAATTCGGTTCGCAGGAGCTGACGTTCGAGGCGCAGGAGGCGCTCGGCGGGTCGCTGTCCGTCATCGCGGTGGGCCTGGTGACGTGGATGGTCTTCTGGATGCGGCGCACCGCCCGGCACCTGAAGGCGGAGCTGCACGGCAAGCTGGACGCGGCGCTGGCGATGGGCACCGGCGCGCTGGTCGCGACCGCGTTCCTGGCCGTCGGCCGGGAGGGTCTGGAGACCGCGCTGTTCGTGTGGGCGTCGGTGCACGCGGCCAGCGACGGCACGCCGCGCCCGCTGGTCGGCGTGGCCCTCGGCCTACTCACCGCGGTGCTCCTGGGCTGGCTGTTCTACCGCGGCGCGCTGAAGATCAACCTGGCCAAGTTCTTCACCTGGACCGGCGGCATGCTGGTCGTCGTCGCCGCGGGCGTGCTGGCCTACGGCTTCCACGACCTCCAGGAGGCCAACTGGATCCCCGGCATCCGGAACCAGGCCTTCGACATCAGCGACACCATCGAGCCGGACAGCTGGTACGGCACGCTCCTCAAGGGCGTGTTCAACTTCCAGCCCGACCCGACCGTCGTCCAGGTCACGGTATGGCTCCTGTACCTGATCCCGACACTGGCCGTCTTCCTCGCCCCGACGGGCCTCCTCACCCGCAAGACCCCACAGCCGACACCTCCGGCGGTCCGCGACAAGGTCTGA
- a CDS encoding bifunctional DNA primase/polymerase has product MSATFGGRTGRQGKLSQWLRGRRPQGTADDDGREALLLAAAGAGLPLAPAAHPAPGYGCSCDRVGCPTPARHPVSFAWQTQSTTDRAQIERWARHQPQANFITATGMVHDVLDVPLEAGTQALERLLGSGVEVGPVAESDDGRMLFFTLTRGTPEDEDEWWPCELDCHPETMDEHPGLRWHCRGSYVLVPPARLPGDDDRTVRWVRGPEHALPDPLSLLEVLTDACARHAGEEPGHTAAAWPLRH; this is encoded by the coding sequence ATGAGCGCGACGTTCGGCGGCCGCACCGGCCGGCAGGGCAAACTCTCCCAATGGCTGCGCGGACGCCGCCCGCAGGGGACGGCCGACGACGACGGCCGTGAGGCCCTGCTGCTCGCCGCCGCCGGAGCGGGACTGCCGCTCGCGCCTGCCGCGCACCCCGCACCCGGCTACGGCTGTTCCTGCGACCGCGTCGGCTGTCCCACCCCCGCCCGGCATCCGGTGTCGTTCGCCTGGCAGACGCAGTCCACCACCGACCGCGCCCAGATCGAACGCTGGGCCCGGCATCAGCCGCAGGCCAACTTCATCACCGCGACCGGCATGGTGCACGACGTCCTCGACGTCCCCCTGGAGGCCGGGACCCAGGCGCTGGAGCGGCTGCTCGGCTCCGGGGTCGAGGTCGGTCCGGTCGCCGAGAGCGATGACGGCCGCATGCTGTTCTTCACCCTCACCCGTGGCACGCCCGAGGACGAGGACGAGTGGTGGCCGTGCGAACTGGACTGCCACCCCGAGACGATGGACGAGCACCCGGGGCTGCGCTGGCACTGCCGGGGCTCCTATGTGCTGGTACCGCCCGCCCGGCTGCCCGGTGACGACGACCGGACGGTGCGCTGGGTACGCGGCCCGGAGCATGCCCTGCCCGACCCGCTCAGCCTTCTCGAGGTGCTGACCGACGCCTGCGCCCGGCACGCCGGCGAGGAACCCGGCCACACGGCGGCGGCCTGGCCCCTGCGCCACTGA
- a CDS encoding TetR/AcrR family transcriptional regulator, whose product MVKKPAPDVTRRSEKSRRAIYDAALALVAEAGYPKTTVEGIAARAGVGKQTIYRWWGSKADVLLEAFLDLGEQVARVAGQEPYEIPDTGDLAADLKDVLRATVDELLDPRFGAPSRALAAEGVVNEQLGREFVGKLLEPQLQLYVDRLRSAQTQGHVRPDVDPRIALELFVSPLAQRWLQRTGPISYD is encoded by the coding sequence ATGGTCAAGAAGCCCGCCCCCGACGTGACCCGCCGCAGCGAGAAGTCCCGCCGCGCGATCTACGACGCCGCCCTCGCCCTGGTCGCGGAGGCCGGCTACCCGAAGACCACCGTCGAGGGGATCGCCGCCCGCGCCGGGGTCGGCAAGCAGACCATCTACCGCTGGTGGGGCTCGAAGGCGGACGTCCTCCTCGAAGCCTTCCTGGACCTCGGCGAGCAGGTGGCGCGGGTCGCGGGGCAGGAGCCGTACGAGATCCCGGACACCGGTGACCTCGCCGCCGACCTCAAGGACGTCCTGCGCGCCACGGTCGACGAACTGCTCGACCCCCGCTTCGGGGCGCCCTCCCGCGCCCTGGCCGCCGAGGGCGTGGTCAACGAGCAGCTCGGCCGCGAGTTCGTCGGAAAGCTCCTCGAACCCCAGCTCCAGCTGTACGTCGACCGGCTGCGCTCCGCGCAGACCCAGGGGCACGTACGACCAGACGTGGACCCGCGCATCGCCCTGGAGCTGTTCGTCTCGCCCCTCGCCCAGCGCTGGCTGCAGCGCACCGGACCGATCTCGTACGACTAG
- the ddaH gene encoding dimethylargininase: MALSRCATPRRYLMCSPRHFEVTYSINPWMDPRKPVDTPLAVAQWEQLRDLYRALGHTVEELTPVPGLPDMVFAANGATVVDGRVLGARFAHRERADEAAAHLDWFRTHGFTRLHQPVHVNEGEGDFAVTASFVLAGRGFRASPLSHGEAQEFLGRPVIGLELVDPRYYHLDTALAVLDDARDEVMYYPPAFSPGSREVLRRLFPDALTAGDEDAAVFGLNAVSDGLRVVLPQAAAGLFGPLRERGFEPVGVDLSELLKGGGSVKCCTQELREQ; this comes from the coding sequence TTGGCCCTTTCCCGCTGCGCCACACCCCGGCGCTATCTGATGTGCTCACCCAGGCACTTCGAGGTCACGTACTCCATCAACCCGTGGATGGACCCGCGCAAGCCCGTCGACACACCCCTCGCGGTCGCCCAGTGGGAACAGCTGCGTGACCTCTACCGCGCCCTCGGCCACACCGTCGAGGAACTCACCCCGGTCCCCGGGCTGCCCGACATGGTGTTCGCGGCCAACGGCGCCACCGTGGTGGACGGGCGGGTGCTGGGCGCGCGTTTCGCCCACCGGGAGCGGGCCGACGAGGCCGCCGCGCACCTGGACTGGTTCCGCACGCACGGCTTCACGCGCCTCCACCAGCCCGTCCACGTCAACGAGGGCGAGGGCGACTTCGCCGTCACCGCCTCCTTCGTACTGGCCGGGCGCGGCTTCCGGGCGAGCCCTCTGTCGCACGGCGAGGCACAGGAGTTCCTCGGCCGCCCGGTGATCGGTCTGGAGCTGGTCGACCCCCGCTACTACCACCTGGACACCGCCCTGGCCGTCCTCGACGACGCGCGGGACGAGGTCATGTACTACCCGCCCGCGTTCTCGCCGGGCAGCCGGGAGGTGCTGCGGCGATTGTTCCCGGACGCGTTGACCGCCGGGGACGAGGACGCGGCCGTGTTCGGGCTGAACGCCGTGTCGGACGGTCTGCGCGTGGTGCTGCCGCAGGCGGCGGCCGGGCTGTTCGGGCCGCTGCGGGAGCGCGGCTTCGAGCCGGTCGGCGTGGATCTGAGCGAACTCCTCAAGGGCGGCGGCAGCGTGAAGTGCTGCACGCAGGAGCTGCGGGAGCAATAG
- a CDS encoding small ribosomal subunit Rsm22 family protein, whose translation MNAPVSPAENLRAALAGLLDGLPPKQATGAVERLIATYRGQTPTHAPILRDRADVAAYAAYRMPATFEAVRAALEAFAEAVPGWAPGSHVDVGGGTGAATWAVSATWDGVRPVTVLDWAEPALALGREIAAANPALRDATWQRSRIGAALTIESTDLVTVSYVLNELSEADRTALVDAAAAAARAVVIVEAGTPAGYARVIEARDRLVAAGFQVAAPCPHSAACPIVPGEDWCHFSARVSRSSLHRQIKGGSLPYEDEKFSYVAAARIPVAPAAARVVRRPQIRKGQVLLDLCEAEEQLRRATVTKRHGDLYKAARDADWGDSWPPHDDDPSHP comes from the coding sequence GTGAACGCCCCCGTCTCCCCGGCCGAAAACCTCCGCGCAGCCCTCGCGGGGCTGCTCGACGGGCTCCCGCCCAAGCAGGCCACCGGTGCCGTGGAGCGGCTGATCGCCACCTACCGGGGGCAGACCCCGACCCACGCGCCCATCCTGCGGGACCGCGCGGACGTCGCCGCGTACGCCGCGTACCGGATGCCCGCCACGTTCGAGGCGGTGCGCGCGGCGCTGGAGGCGTTCGCCGAGGCCGTGCCCGGGTGGGCGCCCGGCAGTCATGTCGACGTCGGGGGCGGGACCGGCGCGGCGACCTGGGCCGTCAGCGCGACCTGGGACGGGGTCCGGCCGGTGACCGTGCTGGACTGGGCCGAGCCCGCGCTGGCCCTCGGCCGGGAGATCGCCGCCGCCAACCCCGCGCTGCGGGACGCCACGTGGCAGCGCTCTCGTATCGGGGCGGCGCTCACCATCGAGAGCACTGATCTCGTCACCGTCTCCTACGTCCTCAACGAACTCTCCGAGGCCGACCGGACCGCCCTCGTCGACGCCGCCGCTGCCGCCGCGCGGGCCGTCGTGATCGTCGAGGCCGGCACACCCGCCGGATACGCCCGCGTCATCGAGGCCCGCGACCGGCTCGTCGCCGCCGGATTCCAGGTCGCCGCCCCCTGCCCGCACAGCGCCGCCTGCCCCATTGTCCCCGGCGAGGACTGGTGCCACTTCTCGGCCCGGGTCAGCCGCTCCTCCCTGCACCGCCAGATCAAGGGCGGCTCACTGCCGTACGAGGACGAGAAGTTCAGCTACGTCGCCGCCGCCCGTATCCCGGTCGCCCCGGCCGCCGCCCGCGTGGTGCGGCGCCCGCAGATCCGCAAGGGCCAGGTGCTCCTCGACCTGTGTGAGGCGGAGGAGCAGTTGCGCCGCGCGACGGTCACCAAACGCCACGGCGACCTGTACAAGGCGGCCCGGGACGCCGACTGGGGCGACTCCTGGCCGCCGCACGATGACGACCCGTCACACCCGTAG
- a CDS encoding serine hydrolase domain-containing protein, translating to MSAPRLRVDTPERAGLDAGELHHLVREVHDLTTGENPWAPGVVVVAGRGPVIAVEEAAGWAARYASYDPETDQGVELPPEARVPMTVDTPFDLASLTKLFTSVAAVQQIERGTLGIDARVGAYLPEHRGAAAHGTTVRQLLTHTSGLRPELPLYDCLDDTARLALLRAEEPTGEPGTYLYSDLNMLLLQAVLERITGRTLDVLVHEGISRPLGMTATDFGPCRGAAATEDQRRPWAKADRGMLRGVVHDENAWALGGVAGHAGLFSTGRDLAVFGRALLAGGSYGPARILGPDFVELLLTPPGLGFAVDQPWFMGELSGRGAAGHTGFTGTSLVLDPATDTFLVLLANTVHPRRRPPDSGPRARAATRMARAVRET from the coding sequence CTGAGCGCACCGAGGCTCCGCGTCGACACACCGGAACGGGCCGGGCTCGACGCCGGGGAACTGCACCACCTCGTCCGCGAGGTCCACGACCTGACCACCGGCGAGAACCCCTGGGCGCCCGGCGTCGTCGTGGTGGCCGGACGTGGGCCGGTCATCGCCGTCGAGGAGGCCGCGGGCTGGGCCGCGCGGTACGCGTCGTACGACCCGGAGACCGACCAGGGCGTCGAACTGCCGCCCGAAGCCCGCGTTCCGATGACCGTCGACACCCCCTTCGACCTGGCCTCCCTCACCAAGCTGTTCACCTCCGTCGCCGCCGTGCAGCAGATCGAGCGGGGCACGCTCGGCATCGACGCGCGCGTCGGCGCCTATCTGCCCGAGCACCGCGGGGCCGCCGCGCACGGCACCACCGTCCGGCAACTGCTCACCCACACCTCCGGGCTGCGCCCCGAACTCCCCCTGTACGACTGCCTGGACGACACGGCCCGCCTCGCCCTGCTGCGGGCCGAGGAGCCGACGGGCGAACCGGGGACGTACCTCTACTCGGACCTGAACATGCTGCTGCTCCAGGCCGTGCTGGAGCGGATCACCGGACGCACCCTCGATGTCCTCGTGCACGAGGGGATCAGCAGGCCGCTCGGGATGACCGCGACCGACTTCGGGCCGTGCCGGGGCGCCGCGGCGACCGAGGACCAGCGACGGCCGTGGGCCAAGGCGGACCGGGGGATGCTGCGGGGCGTGGTCCACGACGAGAACGCGTGGGCGCTGGGCGGGGTCGCGGGCCACGCGGGCCTGTTCTCGACGGGACGCGATCTGGCGGTCTTCGGCCGGGCGTTGCTGGCGGGCGGCTCGTACGGCCCCGCGCGCATCCTCGGCCCCGACTTCGTGGAGCTGCTGCTGACCCCGCCGGGGCTGGGCTTCGCCGTCGACCAGCCGTGGTTCATGGGGGAGCTGTCGGGGCGGGGAGCCGCGGGCCACACGGGCTTCACGGGGACCTCGCTGGTCCTGGACCCGGCCACGGACACGTTCCTGGTGCTGCTGGCCAACACGGTGCACCCCAGGAGGCGCCCGCCGGACAGCGGGCCGAGGGCGCGGGCGGCGACCCGGATGGCCCGGGCGGTTCGGGAGACCTGA